The Alistipes megaguti sequence GAGATCACCCGCTCGGCAAACCAGTCGCACATCACCTCATCGTCGTAACCCCAGTCGGCCGCCTCGCGGTCAAAGTGCAGATCCTTCTGCCAAACCAGCTCCTGCCACCCCGTGGCATAGAGGTACGACGCCTGGTTCGTGAAGTTCAGGTCGCCGCCGTAGGAGAAGCTCGTCGCATACCCCCCCCCGGACATCGTCCGAGCAATCGAAGGCAGGTTGTGGCTCTTGGCCGGGAGTTTCATGATCGACATGCGCGTCTGCGCCGGGAAGCCGCTCAGAAGGGCCACCTCGCCGCGGTCCGTGCGGTAGGAGTTGGCAAAGAAGTTCTCGAACCAGAGCCCCTCCTCCTTGAGCCGCTGCATGTTCGGCATCACCGGCTCGCCGTCGACCCGCTCGTCCATCACCGTGCGGGCGAAACTCTCCAGGATCACCAGCACCACGTTCGGCCGTGAGGTCGTAAGCACCCGTCGGGCCGGCGCCTCGGCCCCGGGGGCATTTCCGCGCAGCGCCGCAAAGCGCTCCGTGAGCTGCGGCTCGTCGTAGAAGGGGTACTCCGCGGCGTAGTCCGTATTCCGGTCGCCGAGGCTCGAAAGAAACGAAAAGACGGGATTCGTCGCCGCATGATTCAGAAACATATCCGAGCTGAAGTAGACCTTCGAGACGTTGGCCGTCGAGGCCCCCATGCCGCCGCGGATCGCCAGAAAGTCGAAGCCCGCCAACAGCAGCATCACCAGACTCCCGACCGAAGCCGTGCGCCAGCCGACCCGCTGGCCGTCGAAAAACCGCAGCGTGCGGCGGTAGAGCCAGATCATCAGCGCGGCATAAAGGGCCGCCAGCAGCGTCTGACGCACCCCGAGCCAGAAATCCACACTCGCCATCGCCTCCTTCGGATCGGAGAGGTAGATCAGGATCGTCGCATCGAGGCGGAAGCCCCAATGTTCGTAAAGGGCCACGTCCACGGCAAAGATCACCGCCGTCAGGACCGACACCAGCACAAAATACCCGGTAAGGATTCCCCGCCACAGCCGCTCCGGAAGGCGCACCCACAGCGACGCGAGCATCACCAGCAGCGGCACGGCCGTCACGTAGCCCGCCACCGTCAGATCAAGCGAAAGACCGTGCCAAAGCACCGCCATCCAACCCCCGAAACCGGCTCCGGCCGCCTCCGCGGCGTACCACGCCATGAAAACCGGCTTCTGGAGCGCCATCAGTACCACCGTGGCCGCAAAAACCGCCAGAACAAATCCGATCTTCCGCCTCATCACCGTCAGATCTTTTCGCCGTAGGCCAGGTCTCCGGCATCGCCGATGCCCGGAACGATGTACGAACGCGAGGTCAGCTCCTCGTCGACCACCGCCGTCCAGATCGTCGTATTCTGGTGAGGCATGTGCTTCATTGCGTAGTCAACACCTTGCTCGCTGGCAATCACCGACGCCACGTGTGTGCAGGCCGGTACGCCGCCCTTCTCGCACAGCGCATTGTAGGTCAGAACCAGCGACGAGCCCGTCGCCAGCATCGGATCAACCAGCAGCAGCGTCTTCCCCTCGAGGCTTCCGCATGAGATATACTCGACCTTTACCGTGAATTTCCCGTCCTTCGTGCTCTTGCGGTAGGCCGATACAAAGGCATTCTGCGCATCGTCGAAATAGTTCAGAAAGCCCTGGTGGTAGGGGAGTCCCGCACGCAGGATCGTCGCAATGACCAGTTGGTCGTCGATCACCTGTACCGTGGCCTCGCCCAGCGGCGTCTCAACCACCTGCGGACGGTAATTCAGCGTCTTCGAAATCTCATAGGCCGTGATCTCGCCGATCCGTTCCATGTTCCGTCGGAATCGCATCGAGTCCTTCTGGATCTCGCGGTCGCGGATCTGCGAAAGAAACTTGTTCAGAACCGTGTTCTGTTGGGAAAGTACGTGAAGTGTCATAGGGATTTGGGATGTTTGTCAATAGAGAAAATTGTTGAACGGATAACGCCCGGCATGAATCTCTCGCACCATCCCGTACAGATCCGAGCGGAATTTTTCCAGGTTGATCTTCTGCAGCGCCGAGAGGAAGATGCACGGCGTATTGGCCCGCGCAATCCAACTCTTCTTCAGATCCTCGAGCGAAAGGTTCTCGCGCGTGGCGGGCGTCAGGTCGTCCTCGGCCTTCTCCACCCACCGGTAGGCATCCACCTTGTTGAAGACCAGATAAACCGGCTTGTCTCCGGCACCGATCTCCTGCAGCGTCTGCTTCACCACGGCGATCTGATCCTCGAACTGCGGATGCGAAATGTCCACCACGTGGACCAGCAGATCCGCCTCGCGAACCTCGTCCAACGTCGACTTGAACGATTCGATCAGTTCGGTAGGCAGCTTGCGGATGAAGCCCACCGTGTCCGAAAGCAGGAACGGCAGGTTGTCGAAGACCACCTTGCGGACCGTCGTGTCGAGGGTCGCAAAGAGTTTGTTCTCGGCAAAGACGTCGCTCTTCGAAATCAGATTCATCAGCGTCGACTTCCCGACATTCGTATAGCCCACCAGCGCCACCCGGACCAGCGATCCGCGGTTCGAACGCTGGACAGCCATCTGGCGGTCGATCTTCTTCAGATCCTCCTTCAGCTTGGCGATGCGGTTGCGGATGATTCGGCGGTCGGTCTCGATCTCTCGCTCACCGGCACCGCCGCGCGTGCCCGTACCGCCCCGCTGCCGCTCGAGGTGGGTCCACAGTCCCGACAACCGCGGCAGCATGTATTCGTTGTGGGCCAGCTGGACCTGCGTCTTGGCATAGGCCGTCTGAGCCCGCGACAGAAAGATGTCCAGAATCAGACGCGTGCGGTCCAGCAGCCGGCACGGAAGCTCCTTTTCGATATTGCGCGTCTGCGACGGGCTCAGTTCGTCGTCGAAGATCACCACGTCGATCTCCTCCTCCTTGCAGTACTCGACGATCTCGGCCAGTTTGCCCGGCCCCACGTAGATGCGGGCCGAAGGCTGCGGCAGACGCTGCGTAAAGCGTTTCACGGCCCGGATATCGGCCGTCTCGGCCAGAAACTCCAGCTCGTCGAGGTATTCGTCGGTCTGGCGCGCATCCTGATTGTCACGTACCACGGCAACCAATACCGCCCGTTCACGCAGCTCCTCCGTTCCTGTTTCGTTTGCCCCCTCCTGTTTCGACCGGGGCATTTGTCTCTTCTCTTCCAAAATTTTCCTGATCAACTATGTTTCCCGCGACCGAAGCCGGCAAAAACCGCTCCCGCGGATTGACTCCATGCGACAAAAAGGGTATCCTCCACGAAGCAGGATACCCTATATTCAAATGATCCGAAGATCCGCATCAGTTCTGTACGCGGAAATCCACCGGCAACGTATACTTCACACGTACAACCTGGTTACGCTGTTTGCCCGGCGTCCACTTCGGCGACTTGCTCA is a genomic window containing:
- a CDS encoding LTA synthase family protein, encoding MRRKIGFVLAVFAATVVLMALQKPVFMAWYAAEAAGAGFGGWMAVLWHGLSLDLTVAGYVTAVPLLVMLASLWVRLPERLWRGILTGYFVLVSVLTAVIFAVDVALYEHWGFRLDATILIYLSDPKEAMASVDFWLGVRQTLLAALYAALMIWLYRRTLRFFDGQRVGWRTASVGSLVMLLLAGFDFLAIRGGMGASTANVSKVYFSSDMFLNHAATNPVFSFLSSLGDRNTDYAAEYPFYDEPQLTERFAALRGNAPGAEAPARRVLTTSRPNVVLVILESFARTVMDERVDGEPVMPNMQRLKEEGLWFENFFANSYRTDRGEVALLSGFPAQTRMSIMKLPAKSHNLPSIARTMSGGGYATSFSYGGDLNFTNQASYLYATGWQELVWQKDLHFDREAADWGYDDEVMCDWFAERVISLDEGGRPFLAALLTLSSHTPFDVPYSKFADPVLNAMAFSDACVGRMLDRLKASPAWRNLLVVLVADHGYPYPATLSYNEPLRHRIPMIWTGGAVAGPQRIETYASQIDLAATLLGQLGLAHTDFDYSKDIFAPAPPRKFAYYTFNDGFGVVDSLGAAVWDATGDRVVTETNPELLDVGRTMLQMTYTDIGRR
- the upp gene encoding uracil phosphoribosyltransferase, with protein sequence MTLHVLSQQNTVLNKFLSQIRDREIQKDSMRFRRNMERIGEITAYEISKTLNYRPQVVETPLGEATVQVIDDQLVIATILRAGLPYHQGFLNYFDDAQNAFVSAYRKSTKDGKFTVKVEYISCGSLEGKTLLLVDPMLATGSSLVLTYNALCEKGGVPACTHVASVIASEQGVDYAMKHMPHQNTTIWTAVVDEELTSRSYIVPGIGDAGDLAYGEKI
- the hflX gene encoding GTPase HflX: MPRSKQEGANETGTEELRERAVLVAVVRDNQDARQTDEYLDELEFLAETADIRAVKRFTQRLPQPSARIYVGPGKLAEIVEYCKEEEIDVVIFDDELSPSQTRNIEKELPCRLLDRTRLILDIFLSRAQTAYAKTQVQLAHNEYMLPRLSGLWTHLERQRGGTGTRGGAGEREIETDRRIIRNRIAKLKEDLKKIDRQMAVQRSNRGSLVRVALVGYTNVGKSTLMNLISKSDVFAENKLFATLDTTVRKVVFDNLPFLLSDTVGFIRKLPTELIESFKSTLDEVREADLLVHVVDISHPQFEDQIAVVKQTLQEIGAGDKPVYLVFNKVDAYRWVEKAEDDLTPATRENLSLEDLKKSWIARANTPCIFLSALQKINLEKFRSDLYGMVREIHAGRYPFNNFLY